A window of Myxococcales bacterium contains these coding sequences:
- a CDS encoding HAD family hydrolase produces the protein MKDTAEKILRRIEQCRDHSPVLVFDLDSTLYDIYERGQVIFREAVASFPALGPVLQKLAKQRIGWDFLADFRRAGLTDEAQLQAIHAFWQERFFSDAYHVHDRPMPGAVNFVNRLHDAGAIVCYLTGRDWPNMKTGTVASLRRFGFPFGTDRVRLLMKNSQKQPDADHKRAAIAEIRRLGEVIAAFDNEPELVNLFFDSFPGALVVWIDSIHSPTAVVPYPAIFRLHDFEMNDDD, from the coding sequence ATGAAAGACACGGCAGAAAAAATCCTGCGGCGAATCGAGCAATGCCGCGACCATTCACCGGTCTTGGTATTCGATTTGGACAGCACGCTGTACGACATCTACGAGCGCGGCCAGGTCATTTTTCGGGAAGCCGTCGCTTCGTTTCCCGCCCTGGGACCGGTTTTGCAAAAACTGGCGAAGCAGCGTATCGGCTGGGATTTCCTCGCCGATTTCCGGCGGGCCGGGCTGACCGACGAGGCGCAATTGCAGGCGATTCACGCCTTTTGGCAAGAGCGTTTCTTTTCCGACGCTTATCATGTCCACGATCGGCCGATGCCGGGCGCGGTGAATTTCGTCAACCGCTTGCACGATGCCGGGGCAATCGTCTGCTACCTGACCGGGCGCGATTGGCCGAACATGAAGACCGGCACCGTCGCCAGTCTGCGGCGCTTTGGTTTTCCGTTCGGCACCGACCGGGTCCGCCTGCTGATGAAAAATTCGCAAAAACAACCCGACGCCGATCACAAACGCGCGGCGATCGCCGAAATCCGCCGCCTGGGAGAAGTGATCGCGGCCTTCGACAACGAGCCGGAGTTGGTCAACCTGTTTTTCGATTCGTTTCCCGGCGCGCTGGTGGTCTGGATCGATTCGATTCACAGCCCGACCGCCGTCGTTCCCTATCCGGCGATCTTTCGCCTTCATGATTTTGAAATGAATGACGATGATTAA
- a CDS encoding flavodoxin family protein, with translation MKVVAVNGSPKKKGNTFISLQLVCDELKKDGIQSEIIHLAPLKLQPCTACFKCAEKKNRLCVGVKGDGLNDILPNIFAADALLIGSPTWFSNVTGHVKNFIDRVGIVNRSNDHLLARKPGAAVVAVRRAGGIPTFDAINHFFLINQMIVPGSLYWNVGIGRLPGDCLNDDEGVQTFRRLGQNLAWLLQKLAG, from the coding sequence ATGAAAGTCGTGGCGGTCAACGGCAGTCCGAAAAAGAAGGGCAACACCTTCATCAGCCTGCAATTGGTATGTGACGAACTGAAAAAGGACGGCATTCAATCCGAAATCATTCATCTGGCGCCGCTCAAGCTGCAGCCCTGCACGGCCTGTTTCAAATGCGCCGAAAAGAAAAACAGGCTCTGCGTGGGCGTGAAGGGCGACGGCCTGAACGACATTCTCCCGAATATTTTCGCGGCCGACGCTTTGCTGATCGGCTCGCCGACCTGGTTTTCCAACGTCACCGGCCACGTGAAAAACTTCATCGACCGCGTCGGCATCGTCAACCGGTCCAACGACCATCTGCTGGCACGCAAACCCGGCGCGGCGGTGGTCGCGGTGCGGCGGGCGGGCGGTATCCCCACCTTCGATGCGATCAACCACTTTTTTCTGATCAACCAGATGATCGTACCGGGCTCGCTTTACTGGAACGTCGGCATCGGCCGGTTGCCGGGCGATTGTCTGAACGACGACGAGGGTGTGCAAACCTTTCGGCGGCTGGGTCAGAACTTGGCCTGGTTGCTGCAAAAACTCGCGGGGTAG